From the Methanobacterium sp. BAmetb5 genome, the window CGGGCAGTGGCTGAAGTCTATGCCTGTGAGGACTCCCCGGAGAAGTTCCTGCAGGACTTTGTAAGGGCCTGGGACAAGGTCATGAACCTGGACCGGTTCGACCTGGCCTAGGTACTGAAGAAAAGAAAACATTTAAGGGGGTTAAAAATTACTTTAACCCTTTTTTATTTTTATTGTTAATTACAATCCCTATTTTGAGATTGCAATCCCTATTTTGAGATTGCAATCCCTATTTTGAGATTATAATTCCTATTCGGATTCATATAGGACCACAGCATATAGGACCATAACACATAAGGCCCTAGCTTTGTTAATATCCTTTGTATCCCGACCATTCCCTAGGGCATAACTTCTATAGGGGATACGGGGGAGTTGATTTTCTTGAAATGAATCTGATTGGATTCACCAAATTCTAAACTATTGATTTTGTAGGTGTTGTGGGTAATGTCCTCAATGCCCGCCCTTAGAACCACCACCAGCGGTACGGTGCACCGGTCCACCAGTTCCTCCACCATGAAACAGTCCCGGTTCTGGGTTATCAGGGGAGTATCCGCACTAATCAGGAAGTCTTCCCCCTGGATCTGGTAATCTAAATTCTCAATGTAGGGGGACTGGTCAACAAAATATTCACAGATATCATTTAACATAGCTGCATTATCATGCTGGTACTTGTGGTTAAAATCATTTTTCAACATGCTCCACAGGTTATGACCAGTTAAACGGGCAATGTTGGTGATACCCCCGGTTAAAATTCCCACTTCATTGTAGTTAATCCAAACATCCATGGCTTCGGCAATAGCTTTACTGTACCACCCCTTTTCAAACCGGAACTTCTGAGAAGCCAATTTTCTGAATTCATAATCCAGATGGGTGTCAACGGAAACCGTCACCCTCTTATTTTGTGATAATAAGTTCTTCATCCTACCTTACCTGTAGTTATTAATCGGGATTGTGGATAGTAACTAACCCCCACTAATTAGGGAATGTTGAATTATCCATAAAACATTTATAGTATACCTTACCGTGAACTCGTCAAATCCTAAATTCATTCCAATATTAATTTTTTACCCGTAAAGAACTCTTATATAAATTTATCTCAAGTGCACACTTATGCATTCTCACTTTATAATTGTTTTTTTACTTATAATCATACGATTTAGTGACAACTAACGACAAAAATGTAATCTCAATGATTCCTTTTGTCGGGGGTTTAGATAGGTATTTGCATAAAGATCCAATGGAGATTGTTTAAATGGGACTAAGAGAGGATATTGGTAGTCTTTTAAAAGAGTTACTGGAGCGTGCTCCGGGGGATGTGAATGGAGTTGCAGTATTGCGACCGGATGGTTTGATGATTTCTTCGGCCCTTCCCAGTGGTACTGATGAGAAACGGGTGGCTGCTATGGCGGCAGCTATGGTGGGTACTTCCCAGAGAACCTGTGATGAGCTGGAAAGGGGAGATCTCAACCAGGTGGTTATCGACGGGGCCATTGGTAAGGCCATCCTATCCTATGCCGGTAAGAAGGCAGTGCTGGCTGCACTATCCCCGGGGGAAGTGAACCTGGGATTAGCCCTACTGGAACTGGAGAGAACCGCACTAAAAGTAAAAGAAGTCATGGAAGCATAGGGAGTACAGTAACATGTCAGAAGAGCAGGTTCAGCAAATAACGGCCGCCTTTTTAAGTGAAAATAAAGAAAATCCAGTGAATATCATACTCACCTCGGTGTTGATGGGCTTCACCAACAGCCTGTGGAGGGTCAGTGGTGAAGGTTCCCTAGGTATCACCCGGGCCTTCGGTGAAGATCTGTGGAACCTGATCAAGGTGGGTTCAGTTATGCTGGGTGAGGAAAAGGACACCAGCACCCCGGAAAAGGCCCTGGAATTCTATGCCGAGTACCTGGGAGGATATTTCCGCATTGCCGATGAAATAGATTTCACGGTAGACAACGATACCCTGAAGGTCCAAGTCAAGGGTTGCAAACTGCACCACTTCACGGACTACCTGGAGGCCAAAGAAGTTCCCCGTTTCGTAGGCTGTCCTATGGCCCTGTCACTAATCGCCTTGATGGAAGATGTGACTGGAGAGCCATTTATAATGGATAGTTTGGAATCTAAGGATGGTAACAGTGAAATTGTACTCAAATCCCTGTAGATTCTGGGAGTACACCTATGGATGCCCTTAAAGTTGTGGTTTTCGGCGCTTTAAACGCCGGTAAAACCACCTTTGTTGAGAGATTAAGTGGAAATGAACTTTTCTTGAAAGGTGAATACGAAGATATTACCACCAGTTTTGATTTTGTCCAGATCGAACAGGGCGGTTTTTTAATACATTTATTTGCCAGTCCCGGGCATCGAAGATTCTCTTTTATGTGGGAAACACTGGCTACTGGTATGGACGGGGCAATCTTATTAATAGACTCAACCGTGGGGATAACCCCGGTAGATTTCGAGTTAATTAAATTTATTGAAGGCTATGATGTGCCTTATGTTATTGCGGCCAATAAGGAAGATATTTCTAGACTGGATCCGGAAGTTATACGTGCTGAATTGAATCTTTCGGGCGATGTACCTATTTTTAATACTTCGGCATTGAATGATGATGATCTGGCCAGTTTCATGGACAATCTTATTAATGAAATTACAGGGAAAAACAAGTGATAGGGCCCAAATATTTTTGGTAGGCGGATAAAAATGGTTGTTCAGAATTTAGATGAAGTTTTAATCAATATTAATCGAATCAGGGGAGTCAAAGATTCCCTGGTGGCTGGTTTGGATGGTATTCCTGTAACCAAGGTGGATCGGGAAAGTTCAATTTTAAGTGCCACCACGGTGGCGGCACTGGGAGCAGTGCGAGAACTTACCAGAACAGTCCGTTACGGGAATCTAGAGCAGTTAATCGTGGAAACAGAACAGGGGAAAATAGTGATTGATGAATTTGGTATGGACCATGTTATCATAGTTTTAACCGAGATGAATGCCAACATTGGCATGATCAGGGTGATGTTAAAGAAGGCCATTTCTGATTTCACCAACAATCAATAGTTATTCCAGCTGATGTCCTATGAAACCTATTTCCGAGCAGATCAATGAAGTTCTACAGCAGATGGAGTACAAAAGTGACATTTTAGAGTCCTATGTAATCCGTAAAGATGGGCTGATTATGACCTCCAGCAACCCCCATGTGAAAAACCATATGATTGCGGCTATGGCTGCTTCCCTCATCAATATCGGTGAAAAAACACTCAATGATATTGGTAAAGACAACCTGGAAAAAGTCCTGATCAAAGGGGAAAAACTACAAATCGTTATCATGGGTTCATCCACTGTAGCCCTGGTCTGTGCAGTGGAATCCACTGCTAATCTGGGTATGGTTTTTTTGAAAATGAAAAGAGCGGTGGAAAAAATATTCCAGATAATAAAGGACGCCTATATTGATTAAAGGGGTCCCTGTTAATCATTTCATTAAAAATAACTCATTTTCTATCTTTTTTTAACCAGATTGTTTCTTTGATTACAACTTTACCCTTCTCAACCCTCCTTTAAAGTTCTATTATCCTATATAACTGTTTGCTAACTGTGCACGGGTGTTATAGATTTCGTGTGAAAATTCACAGTTAGATATTATTTTTATCCGCATTATTGGTTATAAACAACAGGATAATTAATTTAACACAACGGACGTGAATTTATGGGATTAAGAGAGGATATTGGTAGTCTTTTGAAAGAGTTACTGGAGCGTGCTCCGGGGGATGTGAATGGAGTGGCTGTTCTGCGACCGGATGGTTTGATGATCTCTTCGGCCCTTCCCAGTGGTACTGATGAGAAACGGGTGGCAGCTATGGCGGCAGCTATGGTGGGTACTTCCCAGAGAACCTGTGATGAGCTGGAAAGGGGAGATCTTAACCAGGTGGTTATTGACGGTGCCATTGGTAAGGCCATCTTATCCTATGCTGGTAAGAAGGCGGTGCTGGCTGCACTATCCCCGGGGGAAGTGAACCTGGGATTGGCCCTCCTGGAACTGGAGAGAACCGCACTGAAAGTAAAAGAAGTCATGGAAGCATAAACTGGAGCTTATATATCAAGAGGAGTTAATGACATGTCAGAAGAGGAAGTACAGAAAATAACAGCTGCTTTTTTAAGCGAAACTAAAGAAAATCCAGTGAATATTATACTCACCGCGGTGTTGATGGGGTTCACCAACAGCCTGTGGAAGGTCAGTGGGGAAGGATCAGGGGGAATCACCCGTGCCTTCGGTGAAGATCTGTGGGACCTCATCAGGGCGGGTTCAGTTATGCTGGGTGAGGAAAAGGATACCAGCACCCCGGAAAAAGCCCTGGAATTCTATGCCGAGTACCTGGGAGGATATTTCCGCATTGCTGATGAAATAAGTTACAATTTAGGTGAAGATTCCCTCAACGTCAGTATTAAAGGTTGCAAAATGCACCACTTCACGGACTACCTGGAAGCCAAGGATGTCCCTCGTTCCATAGGCTGTCCTATGGCTCTGTCACTAATCGCTTTGATGGAGGATGTGACTGGAGAGTCATACATAATTGATGATCTCAAATCCACGGATAGTAACAGTGAAATAGTCCTTAAAGCTCTTTAAACTTATTTTAAGAGTTAATCAACACTCTTTTTTTATTATTTAATATTTTTTTTACATTTCCTAATCTTCGGTTTATCCGGGGGCTTTAAACACACCAAAACATCGCCAACAGATTCAAATCCATTTATTCCTTATGAATTCTATAATAATTATAATAAAAACCATGTAAAACATTTATTTTCATAATAATTAAAGAAAATTTCCTTAATCATTAGTAGAAAAATACTTATTAGTCTTTTATCATATAATCATTAAGGAAGTAGATTTATGGTTTCCGAAGAGATTCACTTACGTAATGCTAGAGAAAAAGCTCTTACCCTCTATGAATCAGTGGAAAAAGGTAGGTTATCTGTTGTGGGTGATATGGCATTTAAAGTTGCCGAGGAGTCTGTTCATGCCTTTGAAAGCCGTGAAGACCCTTATGCCACTCATCGCAGAAGTGGAACTTTTTACCTGGTCAAGACGCGCTTCGTGGATGATGAGAGGAAATGTTTTCGCAGATTGCACCGTATCTATGAAAGATTAGGTTACGGGGGAAGTAATGGTGACCTTGCAGATGAGGCAGTTTCCTGTATGGAGAAAATTGTAAGAAGGGTGGAGGGAGAACTAAATGTTAAAATCTTACCAGACGAACTTCCTAAAAAAAATCCATGAATTAACCGCCCCTATTCAGGGATTGGAACTTCTTGTAGTTTATGGCAGTTATGTCCGCGGGGAATTAACGTCTAAATCTGATGTGGATTTTTTTGCTCTGTTCCATGACTCTCAATCTCTGGAAAAAGGGGAGGAAACTCTCTTTGAAATCCTGACTGAAGAATGTGACGGGGAACTGGAGCTTCCGGCTTCTTTATATGCAGTTAATGAAGATGAAACTCCAGACAAATCCTTTTTCTATGGTATTTTAACTGAAGGATTTTTGATTACTCCTCCTATCTACGACTACTTCACGAAAGTTATGGAACCCACTCCCCGAGTGCTTTACACCTATTCCATGGAAGCCTTACCTTCCAAAAATAAGGTAAAAGTTAACCAGATATTGTATGGTTATTCACAGAAGAAAGGTGATAAAAGATATAACTATGATGGTCTTTTAAAGCATATTCAGGGTGAAAAAGTACGTTCTGGACTTTTGATTCCACAGGAACATGAGTTGGAAATGGATCGGTTCATGAGGGAAAACAAACTCAATTTTAAGAAGAAGGTAGTTTTTGTCTGAATTATATTAAAAATAAAATTTAATAAGGGATCTCTCATTAAGTAGTAGTTCTCATTGGAAGTTAAATTTCATAAATAATTGTTGAGGAGATGATAAAAATGGCCAAGGAAATCAAACAATTAGTGGTAGGAATAACCCGTGAGGGTGATATAGTGGTTAAGAGTGCCCGGGGCAGAATGTATGCCGTTAAAAAATCAGCAGACCTGGAGTTCGGTTGTGAAGAGCTGTTCAATGATGTGGAAACAGAACTGTACGCCACCATAGATACGGAAGCTGAAACCTGGGAATGTACCTCTATTGAATAGATAAGGGACACCAAAACTTAAAAATAAGGATGCAAAAACCAGGGACATGATGAGAGTGGCGGGAAGACCTGATAATGGAGGTATGAAACCGGTACCCCTAGAATCCCCCCTGGAGGGTGAGTGGATGGTTTTAAACAGTCCGGGTTCTAAAGTTCCCAGTCACGGTACGGATTCTTTTGCCTCGACCTATGCTTTCGACCTCCTGCAGGTGGACTGGACCCAAAACTCAGTTAAATTCCACCGGAAAAGTACCCTGGATCAGATCCTGGGCAGGGTGCATTTAAATGATTGTTACTCCTACGGAAAACCCATCTATGCCCCCATACCGGGTCGGGTGGTTGCCTCTCGTGATGGATACCCGGAACGGGACCCCGTACAACCCCTCCGTGATATTTCCATTGCCCTGAAGAATGCTTGGTTCTTCGATCCTGGAAAACAGAGTATTCAGGATATTGCCGGTAACTTTGTAATAATCCAGGGTGAAGGGGAGTGGGAGGGAGTATGGATCTTCCTGGGGCATATGAAGACTGGTTCGGTAAAAGCCAAAAATGGTGATTTCATAGAATCCGGAGATATAACGGGGAATATAGGTCATTCTGGTAATTCTACTGCTCCACACCTCCATTTCCAGCTCATGGATGGTCCGGATCCCCTCACAGCCCAGGGTGTTCCCTCTTGTTTTAGGGAATATGAGTTACATCGTGATCAAACCTGGATTAAGGTAAAAAATGGGATACCCAAGAATAAGGATAGAATCCGTTTTTAAACCATATAACTGTTTTTTAAAACCTGTTTTTTAAACTTTTTTTTAATTTTTTCCCTATTTATAGAATAATCCCGGGTAAAAACCCGATTAACATTTCTTCCGGGTTTTTTATAGTAAAGGGGTTACTTCTGGTGGGCGAAGGAGTATGTTCTTTTGTTTCAATTTCCGTTAATTTTATATATCATGATTAATAATGTTAAATTGATCATGTTAATGATAATAGGAGAGATGTGTATGCTAAGACTTAAAAAAATATCTGAAGTTCCCCGAGTGGAAGATGGATTCAGAATCTTAATAGATGAATCCTGGCCGGAAGGATTAACCCGAGAAGAAGCTAAAGTCGATCTATGGCTTAGAGAGATATCCCCTCCTCCAGAGATTGATGAATGGCCAGGGGATAATCCTTTATTCAATGAAGCAGTTCTGGACCAAACAGAAAATCTCAACCAAATCCGGAGAAATACAATTATAAAACTTATCCGGAACACTGAAAAAGAAAAAGGAACTGTAACCTTTTTGTATTCTACAGTGGGGAGCATTAAACAGTTACCGGTTTAAAAAAAACCCTCTCTTTTTTATTCGACGATGCAGGGGGGAGGGTAAGTAGATTACTTATCACCCCCTCTACCTCAAATTCCTTGACCTTACCCATCCATAGTCCCTACTGGAAGTGAGGATTATGGGCGTACATGAAGGAATACCTCCCGGTACAGTGACTAAAAAATTCGTTCTCCTGGACATTGATTACATCACCCGGAACCGTGTACCAGTTATAAGGTTATTCGGCAAACTCCTGGGAGAAAAAGAAGAAGGCCATATCATAGCCTGGGATAAAAGTTTCAAACCCTACATCTACGTCATTCCCCAAGATATTAAGGTCTGCACCCAGGATTTAAGTGAACTAGGACTTAACTCTGTGGAAAAGGTTTACAAAAAGGATCAGGGGAAAAGGAAAGAGGTCCTGAAGGTAACCTTCAAACATCCTCAGGATATCCCTAAATTAAGGGATAGAATAGGGAATTTAACCTCGGTCCAGGAGGTAAGAGAACATGATATTCCTTTTTACCGCAGGTACCTCATAGATAAAGGATTATCTCCTTTGAATGTTGTGGAAGTAGAAGGTAAGGTCTTAAAACAGGGACCTGTAAAAGGATCACCAACTACGCCCCAACCCTGCATTTTCCAGGTGAAAAATCCCCCTAAAATCATCCTCGAGGAAGTTTTACCAGAATTCTCAGTTTTAAGCTTTGATATTGAGGTTTACAATCCCCGGGGCATGCCCCAGGCCGAGCTGGACCCCATCATCATGATCAGTTTCTCCAGTAACCAGGGCCTGCAGAAAGTGGTATCCTATAAAAATCCTTCAACTGCCTCTGATATTCACCCTTCCTCGGATTCCTATCTAGACCCTCCGGGAGACTTTGTGGAAGTAGTGGCCAACGAGAAAGAATTACTGGAGAAATTCGTGGAAACTGTCCAGTCTGAAAATCCTGATTTTATCCTGGGATACAACTCCGATGCCTTTGACCTTCCCTACATAATGGATCGGGCGGCAAAGCTGGGAGTACCCCTTCACTTGGGAGTAGACGGATCCCCGCCCAGATTCACCCGGCTGGGTTTCGGTAACCCTGCCATGATCCGGGGCAGGGTGCACATTGACCTGTACTCCTATGTCCGCCGCTACCTGCACTTAGAACGCCACACCCTGGAACGGGTTTACCTGGAGCTTTTTGGCCAGGAAAAATACGACCTCCCCGGAGATGAAATCCACCTTTACTGGGATAAAGGTGACCAGAGACTGGAACGTCTCTTCCACTACTCCCTGGACGATGCCGTGGCGGTTACCCAGATCGGAGAGGAGATGTTACCCATAAGTATGGAACTCACCCGGATCGTGGGCCAACCCCTCTTTGATGTGTCCCGCATGGCCAGCGGGCAGCAGGTGGAATGGTACCTAATCCGGAAATCATTTGAAACCGGGAATTTAGTACCTAACCGACCTTCACCCGAGGAATTAACCCAGAGGGAAGGTAAGCAGGTGGTGGGAGGCTACGTTAAGGAACCAGTAACTGGGTTGCACGAAAATATTGTCTACTTTGATTTCCGGAGCCTGTACCCCAGTATAATAATTTCCAAGAACATATCCCCGGATACTCTCACTCCGGATTATAAAAGGGGAACTTGCCATGTCTGCCCGGAGTACGGGCACAAATTCCACAAGGAACCAGTGGGCTTCATCCCGGCGGCCATGGGTAAAATTTTAAAGGATAGAATAAGAATCAAATCCCGGATGAAACAGTCCAGGGATGATCGAGAACGACAGATTCTAAATGCACAGCAGGAAGCCTTGAAGAGGCTGGCCAACACCTTCTATGGATTGTACAACCACAGCACCTTCCGGTGGTACAGTCTGCAATGTTCAGAGTCCATAACCGCCTGGGGAAGAGATTTTCTTAAGAAAACCATGAAAGATGCGGAAAACAATGGTTTCAAACCATTGTACGCGGATACGGATGGCTTTTTTGCCACTTATACCGGGTTCAAGATGGAAATCAACTAACTATATCAACTAACTATAATTATCTTAGAGGATTCAACATTATCTTAGGTTCAACCTATCTTAGAGGTTTCAACATATCGTAGGGTTCAACCTATCTTAGAGGAGTTCAACAAATACATAATAAAAAGTGAGACTGGAACCATGAAAGTTATGGGAATTAACGGAAGCCCCCGAAAGAAGGGTAACACAGCTAAACTGGTTGAAAAAGCTCTGGAAGGGGCTGAATCCAGGGGAGCAGAAACTGAAATCATACACCTCTACGACCTGGACTATAAAGGTTGTAAAAGTTGTTTTGCCTGTAAATTAAAGGATGGGAAAAGCTATGGTACTTGTGCTGCTCGGGATGACTTAACACCTGTCCTGGGAAGGATTGAAGAAGCTGATGCCCTCATCCTCGCATCCCCTATTTACCTGGGAACAGCCACCGGGGAGATGAGATCCTTCCTGGAACGCCTCATATTCCCCTACCTGGTTTACAATAAGGAAGGGTCAACCCTCTTTCCCCGCCGGATACCAGTCGGTTTTATCTACACTATGGGAGTGACCGAGGAAGTGTTAAAGGAGATCGGTTATGAGGAGTGTTTTAAAACCACTGAAAGACTGGTTGAACGTATAATTGGTGAATCAGAATCCCTACTGGTCACTGACACCTACCAGTTTGATGATTACTCTAAGTACGTGTCCTCACGTTTCGATCCAGAAGAAAAACTGAAAAGATACCAGGAAATCTTCCCCCAGGACTGTGAAAAGGCCTTTAAAATGGGAGTCCAAATTTGCGAAAAGTAGATACTATTTTTTTTAAAAAAATTAAGTTAGGTTTTTTTTAAATAATTTAAGTGGGATTAAGGGAATTATCCCCGAATCCCCATTTTATCTAAGTCTATCCATCCCTTTTTATCTAAGTCTATCCCTTATGGTGGGTTTCTTACCTTTTCATCGGTGGTAATATCCACAGTTTCTGTTCCCAGGACTTTTCCGGTTTTGGCATCTACCAGGACATCACCCAGCACAGTCCCCACGGAATGCTGGCCCTCCACGGTTACCACCATAGGCACGTAGTACACACTTCCTTTGAGGGAAGGTGTGCCCGCTCCCAGGCCCTTATAATCCGACTTGGAATTCAGGTAGTTGGATGCAATGGACTTGGCCTGGGCTGAGGATATGTAACCCGAGGTGGTGCTCTGGTTCTGCTGGGTGGCGGTATTCTGGTTCACCACTGTGGTTGTGGTGTTGTTGGTAACATTGGGCGAGTTGTTCACCGCGGGCTGAAATAAAAGATAACTAACTCCGGCGGCAGCAACAAAGATCAGGATAACGACTCCAATTAAAATATAGGTATTGCGTTGCATTTTTTTAAACCCCCTTATGCATGGGAAATGAGAAGGTCTACCCTAACATCCCCTATCTTTGATATATCTACTCAGTATTTTATACATTTTATTGTAAAGTAAGGGCAGGGAACCTTCAGCATGACTGGTGGTTCATTAACTGCCAAAGCTGGGCTAATCTTCTATTCAACCAACATAAAGGCAGTGATAAACATGGAAAACGTGAAATTGAACTTAATCCAGAAAAGCAGCCTCAACTTTATTTTTTTTTAGAGAAAATTTATTTATATAGAAAATAATCCCTTTTTAAGTTGAATTTTACATTTGAGGCATTATAGATAATTTAATCAAAAAAATATCTTATTAATCAATTGAGAATAAAAATAGGCTTAAAATAATCAGTTGAAATAATAAAATAAGCGGGCCCGACGGGAGTTGAACCCGCGGCCACCTGGTTAAAAGCCAGGCGCTCTCCCAGACTGAGCTACGGGCCCTCTAGAATGCCTGATAATGAAGAAGTTTAGTTTTGTGGGGGTCCCACATTTTCACATAATAATCTACACAAAAACAGGGTAGTAAATGGTTTACCGAACTATTATTTAAAGTTTGGCAATTGGAGACATGTTAATATTAAACAGATTACTCTTAAGAACTTAATACGTTAATGAATTTAAGATACCGGCCTTATTCATTTTGTGTATTATATTCCCTATTGAAATAGGAATGCATTGATAGTTTTACACTTATAATGAATGTCCTCTGAACAAACTCACATCAGAACCCATCCAGATATGTTAATTTAAAGATAGGTTTTTTCTGCTGGAATGAAAAATGTTTTGACTCATTTAGAGTTTAAGGAGTCATTCAGGGGGATTAAATGAAAATATAGGAATGGATATTAACTATATTCTAAATGGGGGTATAAGTTATTTTTAAAATGGAGTATAGTTATTCTAAAAATGATTCTAATAAATGAATATATTATAAAAGGAGTGCAGGGGAAGGGATTCGAACCCTTGAAGGCCTACGCCAGAGGATCTTGAGTCCACCCCCGTTGACCGCTTGGGTACCCCTGCAATCATACTATGGCTTTGCTGTTCTTCTTAAAAGAACATTCCCCTAAACGGGTGTAAGATCTGGATATCAGAATATATTATATTAAAATAAAGCGGGCCCGACGGGGATTGAACCCGCGACACCTTGGTTAAGAGCCAAGCGCTCTGCCAGACTAAGCTACGGGCCCTCTAGAACGCCCTGAATGGGTAATAATAACCTGACACGTGGATGTTTTCCACTAGATTTCACACCTAAAAGCAACAGGGTAGTAACTGGTTGGTGGAGCTATTATTTAAAGCTTTGGCCATGACAGTCGTTACTTAACCTATTATGTGTTTAAAACCTTTGAGTATTACAGAAATCTGAAATAACCTGTATAGTTATGGGTATACATCAAATTCCAGCATTTAATTCTATTAAA encodes:
- a CDS encoding roadblock/LC7 domain-containing protein, whose protein sequence is MGLREDIGSLLKELLERAPGDVNGVAVLRPDGLMISSALPSGTDEKRVAAMAAAMVGTSQRTCDELERGDLNQVVIDGAIGKAILSYAGKKAVLAALSPGEVNLGLALLELERTALKVKEVMEA
- a CDS encoding GTP-binding protein, which encodes MDALKVVVFGALNAGKTTFVERLSGNELFLKGEYEDITTSFDFVQIEQGGFLIHLFASPGHRRFSFMWETLATGMDGAILLIDSTVGITPVDFELIKFIEGYDVPYVIAANKEDISRLDPEVIRAELNLSGDVPIFNTSALNDDDLASFMDNLINEITGKNK
- a CDS encoding roadblock/LC7 domain-containing protein, whose protein sequence is MVVQNLDEVLININRIRGVKDSLVAGLDGIPVTKVDRESSILSATTVAALGAVRELTRTVRYGNLEQLIVETEQGKIVIDEFGMDHVIIVLTEMNANIGMIRVMLKKAISDFTNNQ
- a CDS encoding roadblock/LC7 domain-containing protein → MKPISEQINEVLQQMEYKSDILESYVIRKDGLIMTSSNPHVKNHMIAAMAASLINIGEKTLNDIGKDNLEKVLIKGEKLQIVIMGSSTVALVCAVESTANLGMVFLKMKRAVEKIFQIIKDAYID
- a CDS encoding roadblock/LC7 domain-containing protein, whose protein sequence is MGLREDIGSLLKELLERAPGDVNGVAVLRPDGLMISSALPSGTDEKRVAAMAAAMVGTSQRTCDELERGDLNQVVIDGAIGKAILSYAGKKAVLAALSPGEVNLGLALLELERTALKVKEVMEA
- a CDS encoding nucleotidyltransferase domain-containing protein, with the translated sequence MLKSYQTNFLKKIHELTAPIQGLELLVVYGSYVRGELTSKSDVDFFALFHDSQSLEKGEETLFEILTEECDGELELPASLYAVNEDETPDKSFFYGILTEGFLITPPIYDYFTKVMEPTPRVLYTYSMEALPSKNKVKVNQILYGYSQKKGDKRYNYDGLLKHIQGEKVRSGLLIPQEHELEMDRFMRENKLNFKKKVVFV
- a CDS encoding M23 family metallopeptidase, translating into MKPVPLESPLEGEWMVLNSPGSKVPSHGTDSFASTYAFDLLQVDWTQNSVKFHRKSTLDQILGRVHLNDCYSYGKPIYAPIPGRVVASRDGYPERDPVQPLRDISIALKNAWFFDPGKQSIQDIAGNFVIIQGEGEWEGVWIFLGHMKTGSVKAKNGDFIESGDITGNIGHSGNSTAPHLHFQLMDGPDPLTAQGVPSCFREYELHRDQTWIKVKNGIPKNKDRIRF
- a CDS encoding DUF488 family protein, with the protein product MLRLKKISEVPRVEDGFRILIDESWPEGLTREEAKVDLWLREISPPPEIDEWPGDNPLFNEAVLDQTENLNQIRRNTIIKLIRNTEKEKGTVTFLYSTVGSIKQLPV
- a CDS encoding DNA-directed DNA polymerase, which encodes MGVHEGIPPGTVTKKFVLLDIDYITRNRVPVIRLFGKLLGEKEEGHIIAWDKSFKPYIYVIPQDIKVCTQDLSELGLNSVEKVYKKDQGKRKEVLKVTFKHPQDIPKLRDRIGNLTSVQEVREHDIPFYRRYLIDKGLSPLNVVEVEGKVLKQGPVKGSPTTPQPCIFQVKNPPKIILEEVLPEFSVLSFDIEVYNPRGMPQAELDPIIMISFSSNQGLQKVVSYKNPSTASDIHPSSDSYLDPPGDFVEVVANEKELLEKFVETVQSENPDFILGYNSDAFDLPYIMDRAAKLGVPLHLGVDGSPPRFTRLGFGNPAMIRGRVHIDLYSYVRRYLHLERHTLERVYLELFGQEKYDLPGDEIHLYWDKGDQRLERLFHYSLDDAVAVTQIGEEMLPISMELTRIVGQPLFDVSRMASGQQVEWYLIRKSFETGNLVPNRPSPEELTQREGKQVVGGYVKEPVTGLHENIVYFDFRSLYPSIIISKNISPDTLTPDYKRGTCHVCPEYGHKFHKEPVGFIPAAMGKILKDRIRIKSRMKQSRDDRERQILNAQQEALKRLANTFYGLYNHSTFRWYSLQCSESITAWGRDFLKKTMKDAENNGFKPLYADTDGFFATYTGFKMEIN
- a CDS encoding flavodoxin family protein, producing the protein MKVMGINGSPRKKGNTAKLVEKALEGAESRGAETEIIHLYDLDYKGCKSCFACKLKDGKSYGTCAARDDLTPVLGRIEEADALILASPIYLGTATGEMRSFLERLIFPYLVYNKEGSTLFPRRIPVGFIYTMGVTEEVLKEIGYEECFKTTERLVERIIGESESLLVTDTYQFDDYSKYVSSRFDPEEKLKRYQEIFPQDCEKAFKMGVQICEK